From Halanaeroarchaeum sulfurireducens, a single genomic window includes:
- a CDS encoding transposase, producing MIDDDWTILTVDQHHKPVETVRRRAWFSAGSDPTVEVSGSRHAVTILGAISHERESFYTWSEERLSAAHGIRFLQALQDEFGKNIIVLLDRAPYFYAKDLWEFASGSRSTEFVDDTSVERVVGDAIQVWYFPPHSPDLNPTEACWNQLEDWFNYRLVEDLDQLKSMLLNAFPSIDPPQISNYLCP from the coding sequence TTGATCGACGACGATTGGACAATTCTCACCGTCGATCAGCATCACAAACCGGTAGAAACGGTTCGCCGAAGGGCGTGGTTTTCGGCCGGTTCTGATCCCACCGTTGAGGTCTCGGGATCGAGACACGCCGTAACGATTCTCGGGGCGATTTCTCACGAGCGTGAGAGTTTCTATACCTGGAGTGAAGAGCGGTTATCGGCTGCACACGGAATCCGATTTCTCCAGGCACTTCAGGATGAATTCGGCAAAAATATCATCGTGTTGTTAGATCGGGCGCCCTACTTTTACGCGAAAGACCTGTGGGAATTTGCGAGCGGATCTCGATCGACAGAATTCGTGGACGATACGTCGGTTGAGCGCGTGGTAGGCGACGCAATCCAGGTCTGGTATTTCCCGCCGCATTCCCCCGATTTGAATCCGACCGAGGCGTGCTGGAATCAGCTCGAAGACTGGTTCAATTATCGTCTCGTCGAGGATCTCGACCAGCTTAAATCGATGCTATTGAACGCCTTTCCAAGTATCGATCCGCCCCAAATCTCTAATTATCTTTGTCCGTGA
- a CDS encoding DUF7344 domain-containing protein → MLSVARGGVSETSGPSEDDLFEVLSNRRRRYTVHALGQEAGAVELGAVAERVASWEYDVAESELSYDQRKRVYTALQQSHLPKMDDAGIVAFDKQRGMIEPEPALEEVDVYMDIVQGREIPWSQYYLGLSGVGAALVAAVWMSAWPLTLVPTMGWMTAIVAAFTVSAAIHTYYAKASRIGAGDKPPELER, encoded by the coding sequence ATGCTCTCGGTTGCACGTGGGGGAGTGTCCGAGACGAGTGGACCCAGCGAGGACGACCTCTTCGAGGTCCTCTCCAACCGCCGGCGGCGGTACACGGTTCACGCACTCGGGCAAGAGGCGGGCGCCGTCGAGCTCGGCGCCGTCGCGGAGCGGGTGGCGTCCTGGGAGTACGACGTGGCCGAATCCGAGTTGTCGTACGACCAGCGCAAGCGCGTCTACACCGCGCTGCAGCAGTCTCACCTCCCCAAGATGGACGACGCAGGTATCGTGGCATTCGACAAACAACGGGGAATGATCGAGCCGGAACCGGCCCTCGAGGAGGTCGACGTCTACATGGACATCGTGCAGGGCCGGGAGATCCCCTGGAGCCAGTACTACCTCGGGCTCTCCGGCGTGGGTGCGGCGCTCGTGGCAGCGGTCTGGATGAGCGCGTGGCCGCTGACGCTGGTGCCGACGATGGGGTGGATGACCGCTATCGTGGCGGCCTTCACGGTCTCGGCGGCGATCCACACCTACTACGCGAAAGCGTCGCGAATCGGCGCGGGAGACAAACCCCCGGAACTCGAGCGGTAA
- a CDS encoding hemolysin family protein — protein MGISLLQQAATVGDVVVPQDIVVIVGVLVLATLMILSAFFSSSEIAMFSLAHHRVQMLAEEGLPGGETAAQLKENPHRLLVTILVGNNLVNIAMSSIATGLLGFYLSQGKAVLAATFGITTLVLLFGESAPKSYAVENSESWALRIAPWLALSEKVLYPLVVTFDYLTRIVNQLTGGRASIESSYVTRSEIQDMIETGEREGVIEEDEREMLQRIFRFNNTIAKEVMTPRLDMTAVPSDAEVETAIQTCTQSGHERVPVYENDLDNVIGVVKLRDLVREHRYGESDGVTLDDLIEPTLHVPEGKNVDDLLQEMQEERVQLVIVIDEFGTTEGLITTEDLIEEIVGEILEGEEERPVNRVDEGTIIVRGEVNIDEVNEALDIELPEGEEFETIAGFIFNRAGRLVEEGEVFIYENVELRVEQVENTRIRKARIIRHEPGEVPGAEGDPAVENLE, from the coding sequence ATGGGTATATCGCTGCTCCAGCAGGCCGCGACTGTCGGCGACGTCGTCGTTCCCCAGGACATCGTCGTGATCGTTGGCGTGCTCGTGCTCGCCACCTTGATGATCCTCTCGGCGTTTTTCTCCTCGTCGGAGATCGCGATGTTCTCCCTGGCGCACCATCGCGTCCAGATGCTCGCCGAGGAGGGGTTACCAGGGGGCGAGACGGCTGCTCAACTCAAGGAGAACCCCCATCGTCTCCTGGTAACGATCCTGGTCGGGAACAACCTGGTGAACATCGCGATGTCCTCGATCGCGACGGGACTGCTCGGCTTTTATCTCTCCCAGGGAAAGGCGGTCCTCGCGGCCACCTTCGGCATCACCACCCTCGTATTGCTCTTCGGCGAGAGCGCGCCGAAGTCCTACGCGGTCGAGAACAGCGAATCGTGGGCGCTGCGGATCGCCCCGTGGCTCGCCCTCTCGGAGAAGGTCCTCTACCCGCTGGTCGTCACCTTCGATTATCTGACCCGAATCGTCAACCAGCTCACCGGCGGTCGCGCCTCCATCGAGTCCTCCTACGTGACCCGCTCGGAGATCCAGGACATGATCGAGACGGGGGAGCGCGAGGGCGTCATCGAGGAGGACGAACGCGAGATGCTCCAGCGCATTTTCCGGTTCAACAACACCATCGCCAAGGAGGTGATGACTCCCCGTCTGGACATGACGGCCGTCCCATCCGACGCCGAGGTCGAGACGGCCATCCAGACCTGTACGCAGTCGGGTCACGAGCGCGTGCCGGTGTACGAAAACGACCTCGACAACGTCATCGGCGTCGTCAAACTCCGCGATCTGGTCCGCGAACATCGCTACGGCGAGTCCGACGGGGTGACCCTCGACGACCTCATCGAGCCCACCCTCCACGTGCCGGAGGGCAAGAACGTCGATGACCTCCTCCAGGAGATGCAAGAGGAGCGCGTCCAGTTGGTCATCGTGATCGACGAGTTCGGGACCACGGAGGGGCTCATCACGACCGAGGACCTCATCGAGGAGATCGTCGGCGAGATCCTCGAGGGCGAGGAGGAACGCCCCGTCAACCGCGTGGACGAGGGGACGATCATCGTCCGCGGCGAGGTCAACATCGACGAGGTCAACGAGGCCCTGGACATCGAACTTCCCGAGGGCGAGGAGTTCGAGACCATCGCTGGCTTCATCTTCAACCGCGCTGGTCGCCTCGTCGAGGAGGGGGAGGTGTTCATCTACGAGAACGTCGAGTTGCGCGTCGAGCAGGTGGAGAACACCCGCATCAGGAAAGCCCGCATCATCCGACACGAGCCGGGGGAGGTTCCCGGTGCCGAGGGCGACCCCGCCGTCGAGAACCTAGAGTAA
- a CDS encoding inorganic phosphate transporter has product MTGAGLATIVVAAAASLFTAWVIGAGSSGSTPFAPAVGANAISVMRAGFYVGILGFAGAVLQGANVSEAIGAELIHGVSLSPLAATVALTTGATLVAIGVFTGYPIATAFTITGAVVGVGLAMGGDPAWAKYRQIATLWVGVPFVGGGIAFGTARTLRDTDRVRLTVPALAALVGIVLANVRFELLGPAESSRSIAGAAAHAVAGGNPLVGAGAGVAFALAIGGIVRWDLARSVEGAQRRFLVALGSLVAFSAGGSQVGLAVGPLLPLLGDTVPLEFVLVGGGIGLLVGSWTSAPRMIKAVSQDYSSLGPNRSIAALIPSFVIAQTAVFFGIPISFNEVVVSAIVGSGLAVGSSGVSRQKMGYTVLAWVGSLAISLVVGYGAYLTAIRLL; this is encoded by the coding sequence ATGACCGGTGCTGGTCTCGCGACGATCGTGGTCGCTGCCGCGGCGAGCCTGTTCACGGCCTGGGTCATCGGCGCGGGCTCCTCGGGGTCGACGCCGTTCGCTCCGGCCGTCGGCGCGAACGCGATCTCGGTGATGCGGGCGGGGTTTTACGTGGGTATCCTCGGTTTCGCGGGCGCCGTCCTCCAGGGAGCGAACGTCTCGGAGGCGATCGGCGCGGAGTTGATCCACGGCGTATCGCTGTCGCCGCTCGCGGCGACGGTCGCGCTGACGACCGGCGCGACGCTGGTCGCAATCGGCGTCTTCACGGGCTACCCCATCGCCACGGCGTTCACGATCACGGGCGCCGTCGTCGGCGTCGGGCTGGCGATGGGTGGCGATCCGGCGTGGGCGAAGTACCGCCAGATCGCGACCCTCTGGGTCGGTGTCCCCTTCGTCGGCGGCGGCATTGCCTTCGGAACGGCACGGACTCTACGAGACACCGACCGGGTGCGGCTAACGGTGCCCGCACTCGCGGCCCTCGTGGGAATCGTCCTGGCGAACGTCCGGTTCGAACTCCTGGGGCCGGCGGAATCCTCGCGTTCCATCGCCGGGGCGGCCGCCCACGCCGTGGCCGGCGGTAATCCGCTCGTCGGGGCGGGCGCCGGCGTCGCGTTCGCGCTCGCAATCGGTGGCATCGTTCGGTGGGATCTCGCCAGGAGCGTCGAGGGTGCCCAACGGCGGTTCCTGGTCGCACTCGGATCGCTCGTCGCGTTCTCCGCCGGTGGGAGCCAGGTCGGCCTGGCCGTCGGGCCACTCTTGCCGCTCCTGGGCGACACCGTGCCGCTCGAGTTCGTCCTCGTGGGCGGGGGAATCGGTCTCCTCGTCGGTTCGTGGACCAGCGCGCCGCGGATGATAAAGGCCGTCTCGCAGGACTACTCCTCCCTGGGGCCAAACCGTTCCATCGCCGCGCTCATCCCGTCGTTCGTCATCGCCCAGACGGCGGTCTTCTTCGGTATCCCGATCTCGTTCAACGAGGTGGTCGTGAGCGCGATCGTGGGCAGCGGCCTCGCCGTCGGCTCCAGCGGGGTCAGCCGGCAGAAGATGGGATACACCGTTCTGGCCTGGGTGGGATCGCTCGCGATCTCGCTCGTGGTCGGGTACGGCGCCTACCTGACCGCCATCCGGTTACTCTAG
- a CDS encoding IS630 family transposase has product MTKWGEKINDISIEELQEKLASVDNDAKAVKRLMVAIAYKHGTSPADIEDMYGISKKNVYQWLDRFEERELDDALYDEPKPGRPPKLSDDQREKLQHVLEKAPEDAGYTGIQAWTPQFVQHWLKTHFDVEYTLRHVRRLMDDAGLSWRTARPEHYEANPEDVAEFQETFKKSDEN; this is encoded by the coding sequence ATGACAAAATGGGGCGAGAAAATCAACGATATTTCCATCGAAGAATTACAGGAAAAGTTAGCTAGTGTCGATAACGATGCCAAAGCCGTCAAGCGATTAATGGTGGCAATCGCGTACAAACACGGAACGTCACCCGCGGACATCGAAGATATGTACGGCATTTCGAAAAAGAATGTCTACCAGTGGCTCGATCGCTTCGAGGAACGCGAACTGGACGACGCTCTCTACGATGAGCCGAAGCCGGGCAGACCGCCAAAACTTTCCGATGACCAACGCGAAAAGTTACAACATGTTCTCGAAAAAGCGCCCGAAGACGCCGGGTACACGGGAATCCAGGCATGGACGCCACAGTTCGTCCAGCACTGGCTGAAAACCCACTTCGACGTGGAATATACGCTTCGACATGTCCGACGATTGATGGACGATGCTGGCCTGTCCTGGCGGACTGCTCGTCCCGAACATTACGAAGCCAATCCCGAAGATGTCGCCGAGTTTCAGGAAACGTTCAAAAAAAGCGACGAGAATTGA
- a CDS encoding L-threonylcarbamoyladenylate synthase, with protein MTDVDPPTDAAIGRAAEAIREGRLVVYPTETVYGLGADALDEGCVERVFEAKGRDRGDPLSLAVPTVERALEYVEATVRERAFMREFLPGPITVVTAKGNRVPDALTGGRPRVGVRVPDHAVVQALLGAVEPITATSANVSGSPSATAVDELDPAIREAAAVILDGGKTTGTASTVVDVEADVIHREGRDAERVRTWLSDHR; from the coding sequence ATGACTGACGTCGACCCGCCGACCGATGCCGCCATTGGCCGCGCCGCCGAGGCCATCCGCGAGGGACGGCTGGTGGTGTACCCGACGGAGACCGTCTACGGTCTCGGTGCTGACGCCCTCGACGAGGGGTGCGTGGAGCGGGTGTTCGAAGCGAAGGGGCGAGACCGGGGGGACCCGCTCTCGCTGGCCGTGCCGACCGTCGAGCGGGCCCTCGAGTACGTCGAGGCGACGGTGCGGGAGCGGGCGTTCATGCGGGAGTTCCTCCCGGGACCGATCACTGTCGTGACGGCCAAAGGGAACCGGGTCCCGGACGCGCTCACCGGCGGGCGCCCGCGCGTCGGCGTGCGCGTCCCCGATCACGCGGTGGTACAGGCGTTGCTCGGTGCCGTCGAACCGATCACCGCGACCAGCGCGAACGTGAGCGGCTCCCCGAGCGCCACCGCCGTCGACGAGCTCGATCCGGCGATCCGCGAGGCAGCGGCCGTAATCCTCGACGGCGGGAAGACCACCGGAACGGCGAGTACCGTCGTCGACGTCGAAGCCGACGTCATCCACCGAGAGGGGCGGGACGCCGAACGGGTCCGGACGTGGCTCAGCGATCACCGCTGA
- a CDS encoding DUF5828 family protein, with protein MEERISGFVDRGSWEDVVEHGERITQALREAGAHEAYPDAFEEWTEWRPKVHEHIDTHVSEKTAEQASVTTGEGEKAGKTADEDLQTAGERLSESYERLEDEDTEGAVEKWQDSLDYVARAADTASRKALRKVEDTVYRKVMTQVAPYYFDNDLISANIQRVRSQEEFVFEVNVNDEEYKEAVKEHLHSYEEDIDRWHVDTEKAIETVEAAEGAEISEESIEQDDANPKSTQN; from the coding sequence ATGGAGGAACGGATATCCGGGTTCGTCGACCGCGGCAGCTGGGAGGATGTCGTCGAGCACGGCGAGCGGATCACGCAGGCACTCCGGGAGGCGGGCGCCCACGAGGCCTATCCGGACGCGTTCGAGGAGTGGACGGAGTGGCGTCCGAAGGTCCACGAGCACATCGACACGCACGTCAGCGAGAAGACGGCCGAACAGGCCTCGGTCACGACCGGGGAGGGCGAGAAGGCGGGGAAGACCGCCGACGAAGACCTGCAAACGGCGGGCGAGCGGTTGAGCGAATCGTACGAACGTCTCGAGGACGAGGACACCGAAGGCGCCGTCGAGAAGTGGCAGGACTCCCTCGACTACGTGGCCCGGGCCGCCGATACCGCGAGTCGCAAGGCCCTCCGCAAGGTCGAGGACACGGTGTATCGCAAGGTCATGACCCAGGTCGCACCGTACTACTTCGACAACGACCTGATCTCGGCGAACATCCAGCGCGTCCGGAGCCAGGAGGAGTTCGTCTTCGAGGTCAACGTGAACGACGAGGAGTACAAGGAGGCCGTCAAAGAGCATCTCCACTCCTACGAGGAGGACATCGACCGGTGGCACGTGGACACCGAGAAGGCCATCGAAACCGTCGAAGCCGCCGAGGGGGCAGAGATCTCCGAGGAGAGCATCGAGCAGGACGACGCGAATCCGAAATCCACGCAGAACTGA
- a CDS encoding DUF1102 domain-containing protein, which produces MKRRHYLIGIGSVVGSSAAIGTGALTSVEATRDATVNVANENNAFLALEPANSNHGKAFATQDSGNKIGLSFGDPGNGGSGVGQRSVYDFDDVLTVTNQGTQRIYFWVEFFKSDFDALYLYPNGDSSRKLNDGTNSVLTLGVGESANLGVHIDTTSLGTGTETPTMTIRADTNKPGNSGSVESGGDDALVVSQNPNPENDNEFGSIQDAVDAAQGTTILVESGTYDESVSIDKPGLTIEGVGSSSTTIDASGKKRGLDIKADGVTVRDLTVDSAGSGVESGEIEGIFVGNAVGFSDDGGTISIENVNITNVDGTDSGKTTEGIHIKHYDAGDPINGVDIKNVTIDGVDAPDGMWADGGRGANGIKLQSNITNINVTNTKIKDIAGGWSYGVTPTASNTQSGIPKNISFDSVTINNVVASGSDYSSTGVGIDSASGDPASTEVADPNELSFTATNIKDVDIGLVNKNTNHELSVPEGVNIDSDLKNVWNADS; this is translated from the coding sequence ATGAAACGACGTCACTACCTCATCGGTATTGGTTCGGTCGTTGGATCGAGTGCTGCGATCGGTACGGGAGCACTGACATCAGTTGAAGCCACCCGGGATGCAACGGTCAATGTGGCTAATGAAAACAACGCATTCCTCGCACTTGAACCCGCAAACTCTAATCACGGAAAGGCCTTCGCCACGCAAGACAGTGGAAATAAGATAGGATTGAGTTTTGGTGATCCTGGTAATGGAGGTTCGGGAGTTGGACAACGATCCGTGTACGATTTTGACGATGTGCTGACGGTAACCAACCAGGGAACCCAACGGATTTACTTCTGGGTTGAGTTCTTTAAATCCGATTTCGACGCGCTATACCTCTATCCGAACGGCGACAGTAGCCGGAAACTGAATGACGGAACGAACAGTGTACTAACCCTGGGCGTCGGTGAGAGTGCGAACCTTGGGGTGCACATAGACACCACCTCGTTGGGGACGGGTACGGAGACACCAACGATGACAATCCGGGCAGATACCAACAAGCCCGGTAATTCTGGTTCCGTTGAATCAGGCGGAGATGACGCGTTGGTCGTGTCCCAGAACCCGAACCCGGAGAATGACAATGAATTCGGCTCTATCCAAGATGCAGTAGATGCTGCTCAAGGAACCACAATTCTTGTCGAATCTGGGACCTACGACGAGAGTGTTTCAATCGATAAGCCTGGCCTGACAATTGAAGGCGTGGGCAGCAGTAGTACAACGATAGACGCGAGTGGCAAAAAGCGCGGCCTCGACATCAAGGCAGATGGAGTTACTGTTCGTGACCTGACCGTTGATTCGGCCGGATCGGGTGTTGAAAGTGGGGAAATTGAGGGAATTTTCGTTGGAAACGCTGTTGGATTTAGCGACGACGGTGGAACAATATCCATCGAAAATGTCAATATCACTAACGTTGATGGAACTGATAGCGGTAAAACTACCGAGGGCATCCACATCAAGCACTATGATGCGGGTGATCCTATCAACGGAGTTGATATTAAAAACGTCACGATTGATGGCGTGGATGCACCGGATGGCATGTGGGCAGATGGCGGCCGGGGTGCGAACGGCATCAAACTACAGTCTAATATAACTAACATAAATGTCACCAATACAAAAATCAAAGATATAGCAGGAGGTTGGAGTTACGGTGTTACGCCTACGGCATCAAATACTCAGAGCGGTATTCCCAAGAATATCTCTTTCGATAGTGTGACAATTAACAATGTAGTTGCCTCTGGTAGTGATTACAGTAGCACCGGTGTTGGTATTGATAGTGCATCTGGAGATCCCGCATCAACGGAAGTTGCAGACCCTAACGAGTTGTCGTTCACAGCTACAAATATCAAAGATGTCGACATTGGTCTGGTAAACAAGAACACTAATCATGAGCTATCCGTTCCGGAGGGCGTGAATATCGACTCAGATCTGAAAAATGTTTGGAATGCTGACAGCTGA
- a CDS encoding CRISPR-associated protein Cas4 has translation MSDSVPLSDLAIAAYCPRKLHYVRQEDRSPPAVAERARELSRSYPDLLTASDAALTSKELAVPPPAYRDALARSRSRLDAWDAIVSPAETAVFVRGKAVHGRLDKVLAEPLAPVLVSPGTPPESGVWEPQSVRAVGAAKALSWREETPVEAAFVEYPLHGVVRRISVSTRRVADYRRTLRTVRALDGPPPRLHDAARCEPCEYAETCGVETRSLRSMLPFSGDR, from the coding sequence GTGTCCGACTCCGTTCCGCTCTCCGACCTCGCCATCGCCGCCTACTGCCCGCGAAAACTCCACTACGTCCGCCAGGAGGACCGCTCGCCGCCGGCCGTGGCCGAGCGCGCCCGCGAGCTGTCGCGGTCGTACCCCGACCTGCTGACGGCGAGCGACGCCGCGCTCACCTCGAAGGAACTCGCCGTCCCGCCGCCGGCCTACCGAGACGCGCTGGCGCGCTCCCGGTCGCGTCTCGACGCCTGGGACGCGATCGTCTCTCCCGCCGAGACGGCGGTCTTCGTCCGGGGGAAGGCGGTCCACGGCCGCCTGGACAAGGTGCTCGCGGAGCCGCTGGCACCGGTTCTCGTCTCGCCGGGCACGCCACCGGAGTCCGGCGTCTGGGAGCCCCAGTCCGTTCGTGCCGTGGGCGCGGCGAAGGCACTCTCCTGGCGCGAGGAGACGCCGGTCGAGGCCGCGTTCGTGGAGTACCCGCTCCATGGAGTCGTCCGTCGCATCTCCGTGTCCACCCGGCGAGTGGCCGACTATCGGCGGACGCTCCGGACCGTCCGGGCGCTCGACGGGCCACCGCCCAGGCTCCACGACGCCGCCCGGTGTGAGCCCTGCGAGTACGCCGAGACCTGCGGGGTGGAGACCCGCTCGCTCCGGTCGATGCTCCCCTTCAGCGGTGATCGCTGA